One window of the Ananas comosus cultivar F153 linkage group 21, ASM154086v1, whole genome shotgun sequence genome contains the following:
- the LOC109726690 gene encoding LOW QUALITY PROTEIN: 70 kDa peptidyl-prolyl isomerase-like (The sequence of the model RefSeq protein was modified relative to this genomic sequence to represent the inferred CDS: inserted 2 bases in 1 codon), whose protein sequence is MDEDFEFPAAGEEMNEDAMDFGDEVSPVMKVGEEKEIGKQGLKKKIVKEGTGWDTPDVGDEVEVHYTGTLLDGTKFDXRGSPFKFKLGQGQVIKGWDQGIKTMKKGENAIFTIPPELAYGESGSPPTIPPNATLQFDVELLSWVSVKDICKDGGIIKKILTEGEKWENPKDLDEVLVKYEARLEDGAVISKSDGVEFTVKDGFFCPALSKAVKTMKKGEKVLLTVKPQYAFGENGRPASGDEGAVPPNATLNIELELVSWKSVTQIGDDKKVLKKILKEGEGYEHPNDGAVVQVKLIGKLEDGTVFVKKGHDGEEPCEFKTDEEQVVEGLDQAVVTMKKGEVALVTIPPEHAFGSAESQQELAVVPPNSTVYYEVELVSFEKEKESWDMNNAEKIEAAGKKKEEGNALFKAGKYAKASKRYEKAAKYVEYDSSFSEEEKKQSKVLKVTCNLNNAACKLKLKQYKEAEKLCTKVLEIESTNVKALYRRAQAYIQLADLDLAEMDIKRALEIDPDNKDVKIEYKILKEKVKEYNKRDAKFYGNIFAKWGKLEHMEANKNSGKQVAEPMVIDSTA, encoded by the exons ATGGACGAGGACTTCGAGTTCCCTGCGGCCGGGGAGGAGATGAACGAGGACGCCATGGACTTCGGCGACGAGGTGAGCCCGGTCATGAAGGTCggggaggagaaggagatcGGGAAGCAGGggttgaagaagaagatcgTCAAGGAGGGAACGGGGTGGGACACCcccgacgtcggcgacgaagtCGAAG TGCATTACACTGGGACGCTGCTTGATGGGACCAAGTTCGA TCGTGGATCGCCCTTCAAGTTTAAGCTTGGCCAAG GCCAAGTAATTAAGGGTTGGGACCAAGGTATTAAGACTATGAAGAAAGGCGAAAACGCCATCTTCACCATCCCTCCGGAGTTAGCTTATGGGGAGTCCGGCTCTCCTCCTACAATTCCTCCCAACGCCACACTGCAGTTCGATGTTGAGTTACTCTCCTGGGTAAGTGTGAAAGATATATGCAAAGATGGTGGCATCATTAAGAAGATTTTGACTGAAGGAGAGAAGTGGGAGAATCCTAAAGACCTAGATGAAGTTCTTG TTAAATATGAGGCCCGACTTGAGGACGGAGCTGTTATATCGAAATCTGATGGGGTGGAGTTCACCGTAAAAGATG GTTTCTTCTGTCCCGCATTATCGAAGGCTGTGAAAACAATGAAGAAGGGCGAAAAGGTTCTCCTCACCGTGAAACCACAAT ACGCCTTCGGTGAGAATGGTAGGCCAGCTTCTGGTGACGAGGGCGCAGTTCCTCCCAATGCCACCCTCAATATTGAGCTTGAATTGGTCTCCTGGAAGTCCGTTACACAGATCGGTGATGATAAGAAAGTTCTTAAGAAGATTCTTAAAGAAGGAGAAGGCTATGAGCATCCGAATGATGGCGCAGTTGTTCAGG TTAAACTCATTGGAAAGCTCGAGGATGGAACAGTCTTTGTTAAGAAGGGCCATGACGGGGAGGAGCCATGCGAGTTTAAGACAGACGAAG AGCAAGTTGTTGAAGGATTGGACCAAGCTGTGGTCACGATGAAGAAAGGAGAAGTTGCCTTGGTGACAATTCCACCGGAGCATGCATTCGGATCAGCTGAATCGCAGCAAGAACTCGCAGTGGTACCGCCAAATTCTACCGTCTATTACGAGGTGGAGCTTGTATCCTTTGAGAAG GAGAAGGAATCCTGGGATATGAATAACGCTGAGAAGATTGAAGCGGctgggaaaaagaaagaagaaggaaatgcATTGTTCAAAGCGGGTAAATACGCCAAGGCCTCCAAGAGATACGAGAAG GCTGCGAAATATGTCGAGTATGATAGTTCCTTCagtgaagaagagaagaagcaaTCCAAGGTATTAAAGGTCACCTGCAATCTCAACAATGCCGCTTGCAAACTGAAGCTCAAACAGTACAAAGAAGCAGAGAAACTTTGTACCAAG GTATTGGAAATCGAGAGTACGAATGTGAAGGCACTATACAGAAGGGCGCAAGCGTACATACAACTTGCCGACCTGGATTTGGCGGAGATGGACATCAAAAGGGCTCTAGAAATTGATCCGGATAACAA GGATGTGAAGATAGAATACAAGATTCTGAAGGAGAAGGTCAAGGAGTACAACAAGAGAGATGCCAAGTTCTATGGCAACATCTTTGCTAAATGGGGCAAATTAGAGCACATGGAAGCCAAT AAGAACAGCGGGAAGCAGGTCGCAGAGCCTATGGTCATAGACAGCACAGCGTAA